The following are encoded together in the Arcticibacterium luteifluviistationis genome:
- a CDS encoding GMC family oxidoreductase: MKSFQIKETAKEFDVLIVGSGAGGGMAAHQLTKAGAKVCMLEAGGYYDPADPKYITQLKNPWESERRGASSKFRNFGDFDAAWGGWQLEGEPYTQKDDSKFNWFRSRMLGGRTNHWGRISLRFGPKDFKRKDIDGLGENWPISYEDVAPYYDEVEKLVGVFGSYEGLPDDPDSIFLPAPKPRLHELMFLEANKKTGVTTIPSRLSILTKPINEQRGQCFYCHQCNRGCQAYADFSASSVLCIPAAKTGNLTLINNAMAREVLTDENGKAIGVSYVDKITKEEVTVRAKIVILAASACESSRLLLNSKSSRFQNGLANSSGVVGKYLHDSTGSSRSGFVPGLTDRKRYNEDGVGGLHVYSPWWLDNSKLDFPRGYHIEYGGGMTQPAYGFGFGMENMNGRFPDRDGNMKRAGGYGAGLKDDYRRFYGSRIHMAGRGEAVAREDNYCEIDPNVVDKWGIPVLKFNYKWSDHERKQAKHMQDTFEEIIDAMGGVALGTKPGADNDYGLANPGEIIHEVGTVRMGSDPNKSVLNGNNQAHDVKNLFVVDGGAFVSQADKNPTWTILALSMRASEFIMKGVKSGGL, translated from the coding sequence ATGAAATCCTTTCAAATAAAAGAAACTGCCAAAGAATTCGATGTTTTGATCGTTGGTTCGGGTGCAGGAGGCGGTATGGCCGCTCATCAATTAACTAAGGCAGGTGCAAAAGTTTGCATGCTAGAAGCAGGGGGCTATTATGACCCAGCAGATCCAAAATACATTACACAATTAAAGAACCCTTGGGAATCTGAAAGGCGTGGTGCTAGCAGTAAGTTCAGGAACTTTGGAGACTTTGACGCAGCCTGGGGTGGTTGGCAATTAGAAGGAGAACCATATACTCAAAAAGATGATTCTAAATTTAATTGGTTCCGTTCTAGAATGCTTGGTGGTAGAACAAACCACTGGGGAAGAATCTCACTAAGATTTGGACCTAAGGATTTCAAAAGAAAGGATATTGATGGCTTAGGTGAAAACTGGCCAATTTCATATGAAGATGTAGCACCTTATTACGATGAGGTAGAAAAACTAGTTGGAGTTTTTGGTAGCTATGAAGGTTTGCCAGATGATCCAGACAGTATTTTCTTACCAGCACCAAAGCCTCGTTTGCATGAACTGATGTTTTTGGAAGCGAATAAGAAAACAGGTGTAACCACTATTCCGTCGAGGTTGTCAATTTTGACAAAACCTATTAATGAGCAGCGTGGTCAATGTTTCTATTGCCACCAGTGCAATAGAGGTTGCCAAGCCTATGCGGATTTCTCTGCAAGTTCGGTTTTATGTATTCCTGCTGCCAAAACAGGTAACCTGACATTGATTAACAATGCCATGGCTAGAGAGGTTTTGACAGATGAAAATGGTAAAGCTATAGGTGTTTCTTATGTTGATAAAATAACCAAAGAGGAAGTAACGGTAAGAGCTAAGATTGTGATATTGGCAGCGAGTGCTTGCGAGTCTTCAAGATTGCTTTTAAACTCTAAATCATCAAGATTTCAAAATGGTTTAGCTAACTCTTCAGGCGTAGTAGGGAAATACTTACATGATTCTACAGGTTCTTCAAGAAGTGGTTTTGTGCCAGGCTTGACAGACAGGAAAAGATATAATGAAGATGGTGTAGGTGGACTTCACGTATACTCACCATGGTGGTTAGATAATTCTAAACTTGATTTTCCACGCGGTTACCATATAGAGTATGGTGGAGGTATGACGCAGCCGGCGTACGGTTTTGGTTTTGGAATGGAAAACATGAACGGACGTTTTCCTGACAGAGATGGCAACATGAAAAGAGCCGGTGGTTATGGAGCTGGACTAAAAGATGATTACAGAAGATTCTATGGCTCTAGAATTCATATGGCTGGTAGAGGTGAAGCTGTTGCTCGTGAAGATAACTATTGCGAAATAGACCCTAATGTAGTTGATAAATGGGGAATTCCTGTTTTGAAATTTAACTATAAGTGGAGTGACCATGAGCGTAAGCAAGCTAAGCATATGCAAGATACTTTTGAGGAAATTATTGATGCAATGGGCGGAGTAGCTTTAGGTACCAAACCTGGTGCTGATAATGATTACGGTTTAGCTAATCCTGGTGAAATTATTCACGAAGTGGGAACCGTAAGAATGGGTTCAGACCCAAATAAGTCTGTTTTGAATGGTAATAATCAGGCTCATGATGTGAAAAACCTTTTTGTAGTTGATGGTGGTGCTTTTGTATCTCAAGCAGATAAAAACCCAACATGGACTATTCTTGCACTTTCTATGAGAGCTTCAGAGTTTATCATGAAGGGAGTTAAGAGTGGAGGTTTATAA
- a CDS encoding thioredoxin family protein — protein sequence MARTESKMLPIGTLAPDFTLPDTVSGKNISLSDLKSDVATVIMFICNHCKYVKHVNPQIVKIVAKFKPKGLQFVGISSNDIINFPEDAPEEMTKTAKTLGYDFPYLYDESQEVAKAYDAACTPDFYIFDKDLKLVYRGRLDGSTPGNDIPLTGTDLRGALRAVVANDYVSEIQYPSMGCNIKWKAKN from the coding sequence ATGGCACGTACCGAATCTAAAATGTTGCCGATAGGCACCCTAGCTCCTGACTTTACGCTACCTGATACCGTATCTGGGAAAAACATTAGTTTATCAGATTTAAAATCAGACGTAGCTACTGTAATCATGTTTATTTGCAATCACTGCAAATACGTAAAACATGTCAATCCGCAGATTGTGAAGATAGTAGCTAAGTTCAAACCTAAAGGTCTACAGTTTGTAGGAATTAGCTCTAATGATATCATCAATTTCCCGGAAGATGCTCCCGAAGAAATGACTAAAACAGCTAAAACCCTAGGTTATGATTTCCCATATCTTTATGATGAATCTCAAGAAGTAGCTAAAGCCTATGATGCCGCTTGTACGCCAGACTTCTACATTTTCGACAAAGACCTTAAGTTAGTTTACAGAGGTCGATTAGACGGCTCTACTCCAGGAAATGACATACCACTAACAGGCACAGACCTAAGAGGTGCTTTACGAGCCGTAGTGGCTAATGATTACGTTTCGGAGATACAGTACCCGAGTATGGGCTGTAACATTAAGTGGAAAGCCAAAAATTAA
- a CDS encoding M20 family metallo-hydrolase has product MNIEDTIKEGAIDLLKKLIATPSLSREEENTAQAIEEFFRERDIPFSRYLNNVWARNKFFDKEKPTILLNSHHDTVKPNASYTKDPFSPIIEGDVLYGLGSNDAGGPLVSLMATFEQFYYRSDLSFNLVLAASAEEEISGKNGIEALLPKLPKIDFGIVGEPTSMDLAIAEKGLMVLDCYTKGKPGHAAREEGENAIYKALKDMEWFKNYEFSEVSSTLGKIKMSLTIINSGSQHNVVPDSCKFTVDVRVTDAYSLQDCLDIIKENVDCEVIPRSLRLNSSGISPDHALLKVAGDLGFKTYGSPTLSDQALMAFETVKLGPGESSRSHSADEFIKLSEIKKGIERYCELLENLNNRF; this is encoded by the coding sequence ATGAATATAGAGGATACAATAAAAGAGGGAGCCATTGATTTACTCAAAAAGTTAATTGCTACACCATCTTTAAGTAGAGAGGAAGAGAATACAGCTCAGGCTATTGAAGAGTTTTTTAGAGAAAGAGATATCCCTTTCTCAAGATATTTAAATAATGTTTGGGCTCGCAATAAGTTTTTTGACAAAGAAAAGCCAACCATACTTTTAAATAGTCATCATGACACCGTAAAACCGAATGCCTCTTATACCAAAGACCCATTCTCGCCAATAATTGAAGGTGATGTTCTCTATGGATTAGGGAGTAATGATGCAGGAGGGCCGCTTGTTTCTTTAATGGCAACTTTTGAACAATTTTATTATCGTTCTGATTTGAGTTTCAACCTTGTTTTGGCGGCTTCAGCCGAAGAAGAAATATCTGGAAAAAATGGTATTGAAGCACTTCTTCCTAAATTACCAAAAATAGATTTCGGTATTGTAGGTGAACCTACAAGCATGGATTTGGCTATTGCCGAAAAAGGTTTGATGGTATTGGATTGCTATACCAAAGGTAAGCCAGGGCATGCTGCTAGAGAAGAAGGTGAAAATGCAATTTATAAGGCTCTTAAAGACATGGAATGGTTTAAGAACTACGAGTTTTCAGAGGTGTCTTCCACGTTAGGAAAGATTAAAATGTCTTTAACTATTATTAATTCTGGTAGTCAGCATAACGTAGTTCCAGACTCTTGTAAGTTTACAGTAGACGTACGGGTGACGGATGCTTATTCGCTGCAAGATTGTTTAGATATAATCAAAGAAAATGTGGATTGTGAAGTGATTCCAAGATCGCTTAGGTTAAACTCATCTGGAATATCTCCAGACCATGCTCTGTTGAAAGTAGCAGGAGATTTAGGCTTCAAAACGTATGGCTCCCCTACACTTTCTGACCAAGCCTTAATGGCCTTTGAAACAGTGAAGTTAGGCCCTGGAGAATCATCAAGGTCGCACTCGGCAGATGAGTTTATAAAGCTGAGTGAAATCAAAAAGGGTATTGAAAGATACTGCGAGCTCCTAGAAAATCTGAATAATAGATTTTAG
- a CDS encoding FKBP-type peptidyl-prolyl cis-trans isomerase, with the protein MSKVTGFIVLLFSVFLLSCDKDGFSGSEDSQIQQYIESKNIVITEKTDSGLVYILTEENLDGESLETGQIVSVNYAGRLLNDEEFDSGSFSFQLGVGRVVKGFDEGIAKMRVGEKATIIFPSSLGYGNQKQGSIPKNSPLVFDIEVLGAN; encoded by the coding sequence ATGTCAAAAGTTACTGGTTTTATTGTATTATTATTCTCTGTATTCCTTCTTTCATGTGATAAAGATGGATTTAGTGGCTCTGAAGATAGCCAAATACAGCAGTATATTGAGTCAAAGAATATTGTGATAACTGAAAAGACTGATTCTGGCTTGGTTTATATTTTGACAGAAGAGAATTTGGATGGTGAAAGTTTAGAAACGGGCCAAATTGTTTCTGTGAACTATGCAGGAAGACTACTAAATGATGAAGAGTTTGATTCTGGAAGTTTTAGTTTTCAGCTAGGCGTAGGCAGAGTAGTTAAAGGTTTTGACGAAGGAATAGCTAAGATGAGAGTTGGCGAAAAGGCAACTATTATTTTCCCTTCTAGCTTAGGTTACGGAAACCAAAAGCAAGGTTCTATTCCAAAGAACTCTCCATTAGTTTTTGATATAGAAGTACTAGGGGCTAATTAA
- the argB gene encoding acetylglutamate kinase has translation MAVNIIKIGGNVINDEVKLKAFLASFAALSGDKILVHGGGKVATKIAKDLGVETEMVEGRRITNAEMRDVVTMVYGGLINKKIVASLQSLNCNAIGLTGADAGVIRAHKRPVKTIDYGYVGDIDSVNAVFISSLLSQEITPVFAPLSFDKDFGILNTNADTQASAIATALSGVHEVNLIYCFEKKGVLLDAEDDDSVIPVLKPKLYEEYKASGVIYDGMIPKLDNAFDAVHKGVKKVIICEANELLSAVERGETGTQILM, from the coding sequence ATGGCAGTAAATATTATTAAGATAGGGGGTAATGTTATCAATGATGAAGTAAAGTTAAAGGCTTTTCTAGCATCTTTCGCAGCATTGTCGGGTGATAAAATATTGGTGCATGGTGGAGGTAAAGTAGCTACTAAAATAGCAAAAGACTTAGGTGTGGAAACCGAAATGGTAGAAGGTAGAAGAATTACCAATGCAGAAATGAGAGATGTGGTTACCATGGTTTATGGTGGCCTAATAAATAAGAAAATAGTGGCTTCGCTTCAATCATTAAACTGTAATGCTATTGGCCTTACAGGGGCGGATGCAGGTGTGATAAGAGCCCATAAAAGACCTGTCAAAACTATTGACTATGGTTATGTGGGAGATATTGATAGTGTCAATGCGGTTTTTATATCGAGTTTGTTGAGTCAAGAAATTACACCAGTTTTTGCCCCGCTTTCTTTTGATAAAGACTTCGGTATTTTAAATACCAATGCAGATACGCAGGCTTCTGCTATTGCCACAGCACTTTCAGGAGTGCATGAGGTCAATTTGATTTATTGTTTTGAAAAGAAAGGAGTTTTGTTGGATGCCGAAGATGATGATTCGGTAATTCCAGTTTTAAAGCCAAAGCTGTATGAGGAATATAAGGCTAGTGGAGTTATTTATGATGGCATGATTCCGAAATTGGACAACGCTTTTGACGCAGTTCATAAAGGTGTTAAGAAAGTTATTATTTGCGAAGCCAATGAACTTTTGTCAGCGGTAGAAAGAGGAGAGACCGGAACGCAAATTTTGATGTGA
- a CDS encoding gluconate 2-dehydrogenase subunit 3 family protein, which yields MKRRDVLKNIGLGTAGVAVSGKVMAQNEPKKIVEELPDSRNGQLKEEILYEQKLKAETFFDKHEMATIAILADIIIPKDENSGSATDSGVPDFIEFIVKDMPHHQVPMRGGLMWLDLECNRQFGKKFIKLSKSKRTEMLDQIAYPEEAKPDMSQGVAFFNKMRDLTATGFFTSEIGVKDLDYRGNTPNAWDGAPEEDLKKFGLSYDEWRTHVPEEKD from the coding sequence ATGAAAAGAAGAGACGTCTTAAAAAATATAGGATTAGGAACTGCCGGCGTAGCGGTTTCTGGAAAAGTAATGGCTCAAAATGAGCCTAAAAAAATAGTAGAAGAATTACCAGACTCTAGAAATGGTCAACTAAAAGAAGAGATTCTGTATGAGCAAAAGCTCAAAGCAGAAACGTTTTTTGATAAGCACGAAATGGCTACAATAGCTATTTTGGCGGATATCATCATTCCTAAAGATGAGAATTCAGGTAGTGCCACAGATTCTGGTGTGCCTGACTTTATTGAGTTTATTGTGAAAGATATGCCGCATCATCAAGTTCCTATGAGAGGAGGTTTAATGTGGCTAGATTTGGAGTGCAATAGACAATTTGGGAAGAAGTTTATCAAGCTTTCAAAGTCAAAGAGAACGGAAATGCTAGACCAAATAGCTTATCCTGAAGAAGCAAAACCTGACATGTCTCAAGGAGTAGCTTTTTTCAATAAGATGAGAGATTTGACAGCAACGGGTTTCTTTACCTCAGAAATAGGAGTAAAAGACTTAGACTACCGAGGAAATACACCGAACGCATGGGATGGTGCTCCTGAGGAAGACTTGAAAAAGTTCGGTTTAAGCTATGACGAATGGCGTACGCACGTTCCTGAAGAGAAAGACTAA
- a CDS encoding DUF937 domain-containing protein: MEIINGLKAKIGGAEVEKVSQFLGESTMAVSKSLDLALNAMLGGLKGVTTSEGDAAKILKVINDGGHSGDLTDDLPRLFNNPDKVQLLITIGKNINNHFFNSKSGVLIDKISEIGALSKTSASSLFSLAAPLILGVLGKSIKTEGLNLEGFTSKLNNANLSTDAGTSSILLESLGFSGNYSAAPKEAFVSTPEVSKPAAVAAAPIVNEPIEESKRSKKRVKKSRSEGPINGMAWVFLALLGLAAMYYTFKDKYLGTPKDAQRISLKDSAFYESEREMFENLDTDRNKMPPVSSSTNGLNDLSVKEEPIAAETKDNFNSPAFSSKPVEPKVETPVERTPRPVTNTSPNVNVPSATPERATSDTRPMAVKLSDSNSFSGINGLVFKSNSAEIRSKGSLNDVVTYLKANPTKSIQIAGTGSSARVAEDRAYGLQGALYEAGISTSRIQVLSNPVKGDGPVVVKVK; the protein is encoded by the coding sequence ATGGAGATTATAAATGGCTTAAAAGCAAAGATTGGTGGAGCAGAGGTAGAAAAAGTCAGCCAATTTTTGGGTGAATCTACAATGGCGGTAAGTAAGTCTTTAGACTTGGCTTTGAATGCCATGTTGGGAGGCTTGAAAGGAGTAACTACTTCAGAAGGCGATGCTGCCAAAATTCTAAAGGTAATTAATGATGGAGGTCATTCGGGAGACTTAACTGATGACCTGCCAAGACTTTTTAATAATCCTGATAAGGTTCAGCTGTTAATTACTATTGGAAAAAATATTAATAACCATTTTTTCAATAGTAAATCGGGGGTATTAATTGATAAGATTTCAGAAATTGGTGCTTTAAGTAAAACCTCTGCATCATCACTTTTTAGTTTAGCAGCTCCACTTATTCTTGGAGTTCTTGGAAAAAGTATCAAGACAGAAGGTCTTAATTTAGAGGGGTTTACTAGTAAATTAAACAATGCTAATTTAAGTACTGATGCAGGTACTAGTAGTATACTTTTAGAAAGCCTTGGCTTCTCGGGTAATTATTCTGCAGCTCCTAAAGAAGCTTTTGTGTCAACACCAGAGGTTTCAAAACCTGCTGCAGTGGCTGCTGCACCCATAGTAAATGAGCCAATAGAAGAAAGTAAGAGGAGTAAGAAACGTGTAAAGAAAAGTCGTTCAGAAGGGCCTATAAATGGAATGGCTTGGGTGTTTCTAGCTTTATTAGGTTTAGCAGCCATGTATTATACCTTCAAAGATAAATACCTAGGCACGCCTAAAGATGCTCAAAGAATAAGTCTAAAAGACTCGGCATTCTACGAATCAGAAAGAGAGATGTTTGAGAATCTAGATACGGATAGAAATAAAATGCCTCCAGTTTCTTCTTCTACTAATGGCCTAAATGACTTGTCAGTTAAGGAAGAGCCAATAGCGGCAGAAACTAAAGACAACTTTAATAGTCCAGCGTTTTCCAGTAAACCTGTGGAGCCTAAAGTTGAAACTCCAGTGGAAAGAACTCCTAGGCCCGTAACAAATACGTCACCTAATGTGAATGTGCCGTCAGCTACTCCAGAAAGAGCAACTAGCGATACCAGACCAATGGCTGTTAAACTAAGCGATTCAAATAGCTTTTCTGGAATTAATGGCTTGGTATTTAAAAGTAACAGTGCCGAAATTAGGAGTAAAGGCTCTTTAAATGATGTGGTTACTTATTTGAAGGCAAACCCAACAAAGTCAATTCAAATAGCAGGTACTGGTTCTTCAGCTAGAGTGGCCGAAGATAGGGCTTACGGGCTTCAAGGGGCTTTATATGAAGCAGGTATAAGCACTTCGCGAATTCAAGTGTTGTCAAATCCTGTTAAAGGAGATGGACCAGTGGTGGTTAAGGTAAAATAG
- a CDS encoding DNA polymerase III subunit, giving the protein MRFSDIIGLEEQKATLVSAVKKNHVAHAQLFHGSEGSGNLALALAFGAYVNCENPTETDSCGACAACSKIDKLAHPDVSFIFPTAGGKKISSETFMAEWRSFAQENVYGNLTDWLEKIEIKQGNIPVEEARKLIQNLSLKSYEGGYKLVYIWLPELLSISTANAILKILEEPPGKTFFLLVCNNSQSLLTTILSRVQRFAVPKFRDEDVKAYLLRKGITEDRAKELTILANGNLNKAIKQSSSNNTNEHDWFAGWMRFCYAFNLTELVNCSEEFDSFSKEQQKNMLEYSLTIFREIFLVAGGNDNLVKLEQKQLEFVQKFSKVFNINNLQKISELMDEGIFHIERNVRAKMVLLDTSLKLARLIK; this is encoded by the coding sequence ATGCGTTTTTCAGATATCATTGGCCTAGAAGAACAGAAAGCGACCTTGGTTTCTGCTGTCAAGAAAAATCATGTGGCTCACGCTCAATTATTCCATGGCTCAGAAGGTTCTGGTAATTTAGCATTGGCATTAGCTTTTGGAGCTTATGTTAATTGTGAAAACCCTACAGAAACAGATTCTTGTGGAGCATGTGCAGCCTGTTCCAAGATTGATAAATTAGCTCATCCAGACGTATCATTTATTTTTCCCACGGCTGGAGGTAAAAAAATATCTTCAGAGACTTTTATGGCAGAGTGGCGTTCTTTTGCCCAAGAGAATGTTTACGGAAATTTGACAGATTGGCTAGAGAAAATTGAGATTAAGCAAGGTAACATTCCAGTAGAAGAGGCAAGGAAGTTGATTCAAAATCTATCCTTAAAGTCGTACGAAGGAGGTTATAAGTTAGTTTATATATGGTTACCTGAGCTACTTAGTATTTCTACAGCAAATGCTATTCTGAAAATTTTGGAAGAGCCACCTGGCAAAACCTTTTTCCTTTTGGTATGTAATAATTCGCAGTCTTTGCTCACCACCATCTTATCTAGGGTACAGCGTTTTGCGGTGCCAAAGTTTAGAGATGAAGATGTGAAAGCCTATTTGCTTCGAAAAGGAATTACAGAAGATAGAGCTAAAGAGTTAACTATTCTTGCAAACGGAAATTTGAATAAAGCTATAAAGCAATCAAGTTCCAATAATACGAATGAGCACGATTGGTTTGCTGGCTGGATGAGATTTTGTTATGCATTTAATTTGACCGAACTGGTAAACTGTTCGGAGGAGTTTGATAGCTTTTCTAAGGAGCAACAAAAAAATATGTTGGAATATTCTTTAACTATTTTCAGAGAGATATTCCTAGTGGCAGGTGGAAATGACAACTTGGTAAAACTAGAGCAAAAGCAGTTAGAGTTTGTTCAAAAGTTTTCCAAGGTTTTCAATATCAATAATCTGCAAAAGATTTCTGAATTAATGGACGAAGGTATTTTTCATATAGAGCGTAACGTTCGTGCGAAGATGGTTTTGCTTGATACGTCTCTTAAATTGGCTAGGCTCATCAAATAA
- a CDS encoding S8 family peptidase yields MKKSILASLCICLSLGAFAQELKTKANWFNLDYEKDGVRGMSVEKAYDELLKGRISKTVIVGVVDSGVDIEHEDLKGKIWVNENEIPNNGKDDDNNGFVDDINGWDFIGGADGTDVEQEQLESARLYVKYSELFGENPKKRLLRKYKEEYNTFQKIKKEIDESKKEAEQYLPMYETMKENLSITEQILGDVLGSETFSREQVQAIDDSKVDLRVRQSKQYWLRMEEMGAGSVELQEGIDHFKEQLNFNYNTEFNPRAVVGDNPDKLEYGKYGNNEVKGPRALHGTHVSGIIAANRDNDLGVKGVANDVKIMVVRTVPGGDERDKDVANAIRYAVDNGAKIINMSFGKPYSPEKGWVDDAIKYAESKDVLLISAAGNDNANVDVVTHYPTKYYKSGGEAKNWIGVGASSYEDGLKMVADFSNYGKKSVDVFAPGVAIYSTEPGSKYGEKQGTSMAAPAVTGVAALLKSYFPTLTAVQLKEIILQSSIKLKDEEVILPGGEKEGRFGSLSGTGGVVNAYEAVKMAIQMTAEQ; encoded by the coding sequence ATGAAGAAGTCAATCTTAGCTTCGTTGTGTATCTGTCTTTCTTTGGGTGCTTTTGCCCAAGAACTTAAAACCAAAGCAAACTGGTTTAACCTTGATTATGAGAAAGACGGCGTGAGAGGAATGAGCGTTGAAAAAGCCTACGACGAACTTCTTAAAGGTAGAATTAGCAAAACCGTTATTGTTGGTGTGGTGGATTCGGGAGTTGACATTGAGCACGAAGATCTAAAAGGTAAAATTTGGGTTAATGAAAATGAAATTCCTAATAATGGAAAAGACGATGATAACAACGGTTTTGTGGATGATATCAATGGTTGGGATTTTATTGGTGGAGCAGACGGCACTGACGTAGAGCAAGAGCAGCTAGAGTCGGCTAGACTTTATGTGAAATACAGCGAGCTTTTTGGTGAAAATCCAAAGAAAAGATTACTCAGAAAATATAAAGAGGAGTACAATACTTTTCAAAAAATAAAGAAAGAGATAGACGAGAGTAAAAAAGAAGCAGAGCAGTATCTTCCAATGTATGAGACAATGAAAGAAAACCTTTCAATAACAGAACAGATACTGGGCGATGTTTTAGGTTCAGAAACGTTTAGTAGAGAGCAAGTGCAAGCCATTGACGATTCTAAGGTGGATTTAAGAGTACGTCAGTCAAAACAGTACTGGTTAAGAATGGAGGAAATGGGAGCGGGTTCGGTGGAGCTTCAAGAAGGTATTGACCATTTTAAAGAACAGCTAAATTTCAACTATAATACAGAGTTTAATCCAAGAGCCGTAGTTGGTGATAATCCTGATAAGCTTGAATACGGTAAATACGGGAATAATGAGGTAAAAGGTCCTAGGGCTTTACACGGAACGCACGTTTCGGGTATAATAGCTGCTAATAGAGATAATGACCTTGGCGTAAAAGGTGTGGCTAATGATGTTAAAATAATGGTGGTTAGAACAGTGCCTGGTGGTGATGAGAGAGACAAAGACGTAGCCAATGCTATTAGATATGCTGTGGACAATGGTGCTAAAATTATCAATATGAGTTTTGGGAAGCCATATTCACCAGAAAAAGGTTGGGTAGACGACGCTATTAAATATGCAGAGTCTAAAGATGTCTTATTGATTTCTGCTGCTGGAAATGATAATGCGAACGTGGATGTGGTAACACATTACCCTACCAAATATTATAAAAGTGGCGGAGAAGCAAAAAACTGGATTGGTGTAGGGGCGTCTTCTTATGAAGATGGTTTAAAAATGGTAGCAGATTTTAGCAATTATGGTAAAAAGTCGGTAGACGTTTTTGCTCCTGGAGTAGCCATTTATAGCACAGAGCCAGGTTCTAAATATGGAGAGAAGCAGGGTACTAGTATGGCAGCACCAGCTGTTACAGGAGTAGCGGCATTGTTGAAGTCATATTTTCCTACTTTAACGGCTGTTCAGCTGAAAGAAATAATATTACAATCTTCCATCAAATTAAAAGACGAGGAGGTTATTTTACCAGGAGGGGAGAAAGAAGGTCGTTTTGGCTCTTTGAGCGGCACTGGTGGCGTTGTCAATGCTTACGAAGCCGTTAAAATGGCAATTCAAATGACTGCGGAGCAGTAA
- a CDS encoding putative sugar nucleotidyl transferase, with amino-acid sequence MNIILFEDTTYRNQLKPLTLTRPIGNLRVGILTINEKWEKKLNARVSFLTEAYLQKKFAYHTVKENIYINASFLPTSGFEKLLKSLEFGECIKFGEEVVAYASDRFGDFDNEKVKHLKEKDAHVLRILPDLFTQNRSEIGYDFALITKGRLSQKITDPYTKVYSANNIFIEKGANFKACVLNAEEGPIYIGKDAVIQEGAVVIGPAAICEKSMVAFGARIRPNTTLGPACRVGGEVGNSIFYAFSNKAHDGFLGNSYIGEWCNLGANTNNSNLKNDYKEVKLYNYDQSALVDTKELFCGTFMGDYTKAGISTMFNTGTVVGVSSNVFGAGFQEKFIPSFTWGGKAEGYSPYRFEKALEVINATMSRRETKLSADDEKILSHILENKKPQI; translated from the coding sequence ATGAATATAATTCTTTTCGAAGATACCACATACCGTAATCAGCTTAAGCCGCTTACACTTACTAGACCCATCGGGAATTTAAGGGTTGGGATACTGACAATCAATGAGAAATGGGAGAAAAAGCTTAATGCTAGAGTTTCTTTTTTGACCGAAGCATATCTTCAAAAGAAGTTTGCCTACCATACAGTCAAAGAAAATATTTACATCAACGCCTCTTTTTTACCAACATCAGGTTTTGAGAAATTGCTTAAAAGCTTAGAATTTGGCGAATGCATAAAGTTTGGGGAAGAAGTTGTGGCTTATGCCTCTGATAGGTTTGGTGATTTTGACAATGAAAAAGTGAAGCACCTTAAAGAAAAGGACGCTCATGTTTTAAGAATATTGCCAGATTTATTTACTCAAAATAGGTCTGAAATAGGTTATGACTTTGCTTTGATAACTAAAGGAAGGTTATCACAAAAAATCACTGACCCGTATACTAAAGTTTACTCTGCTAATAATATTTTTATAGAAAAGGGAGCCAATTTTAAAGCCTGCGTTTTGAATGCGGAGGAAGGTCCTATTTACATAGGCAAGGATGCCGTGATTCAGGAAGGTGCTGTTGTTATTGGCCCTGCTGCTATTTGTGAAAAGAGTATGGTGGCCTTTGGTGCTAGAATAAGACCTAATACTACCTTAGGTCCTGCATGCCGAGTAGGAGGAGAAGTAGGGAATTCTATATTTTATGCTTTCAGCAATAAAGCCCATGATGGCTTCTTGGGTAACTCATACATAGGTGAGTGGTGTAACTTGGGAGCTAATACCAATAACTCCAATTTGAAAAACGACTATAAAGAAGTCAAGCTTTATAACTATGACCAAAGTGCTCTAGTGGATACAAAAGAACTCTTTTGTGGTACATTTATGGGCGATTATACAAAAGCGGGTATCAGCACCATGTTTAATACGGGTACTGTAGTAGGAGTTTCTTCCAATGTCTTTGGAGCTGGTTTTCAGGAAAAATTCATTCCTTCATTTACTTGGGGAGGCAAAGCTGAGGGGTATAGCCCATACAGGTTTGAAAAGGCTTTAGAGGTTATTAATGCCACCATGAGTCGAAGAGAAACTAAATTGTCGGCAGACGATGAGAAAATACTTTCGCACATTCTAGAAAATAAAAAACCTCAAATTTAA